One genomic segment of Flagellimonas marinaquae includes these proteins:
- a CDS encoding ATP-dependent DNA helicase — MNDFTAPGFLKILNEKFPHEPTIKQGLALKKLSNFVLDGKKDELFLLKGFAGTGKTTLIATLVSSLWKVKMSAVLMAPTGRATKVMSVYSGNTAYTIHKKIYFPKKQTGGGIQFVLAPNKHRNTIFIVDEASMIPDSPADSKLFENGSLLDDLMHYVHSGHNCKLILIGDTAQLPPVKLELSPALDEDRLSLNYNKEVACLELNEVMRQADDSGILYNATNLREQLQSDFFDGFKFELGTYTDIVRLLEGNEIQEAIDSSYSENGKEQTAIIVRSNKRANLYNQNIRERILFLDNEISVGDYMMVVKNNYFWLKPNSEAGFIANGDIIEVLELFAIKELYGFKFAEVKVKMVDYPNQKPFETVLLLDTITAETPSLSYEDGNRLYQEVMKDYAHEKSKYKKFLGVKNNKFFNALQVKFSYAITCHKSQGGQWDTVFVEQPYLPNGVDKDYLRWLYTAVTRAERKLYLIGFKDDFFLD; from the coding sequence ATGAACGATTTTACCGCACCAGGATTTTTAAAGATTTTAAACGAAAAATTTCCGCACGAACCTACCATAAAACAAGGTCTGGCACTTAAAAAGCTGTCTAACTTTGTGTTAGATGGAAAAAAGGATGAGCTCTTCCTTTTAAAAGGGTTCGCTGGAACGGGAAAAACTACCTTGATCGCTACCTTGGTGAGTAGTTTATGGAAGGTAAAAATGAGTGCTGTTTTAATGGCGCCGACAGGGCGGGCAACAAAAGTTATGTCGGTTTATTCGGGCAATACAGCTTACACCATCCACAAAAAAATATATTTCCCCAAAAAACAAACCGGTGGAGGAATCCAATTTGTGTTAGCTCCGAACAAGCACAGGAATACGATTTTTATTGTTGACGAGGCATCCATGATTCCGGACTCGCCCGCCGATTCCAAATTGTTCGAGAACGGCTCCTTGTTGGACGATCTTATGCATTATGTTCACTCTGGCCATAACTGTAAATTAATATTGATTGGGGATACCGCACAGTTGCCCCCTGTAAAATTGGAACTTAGCCCTGCCCTTGATGAAGATCGTTTGTCCTTAAACTATAATAAGGAAGTAGCGTGTTTGGAATTGAACGAAGTCATGCGCCAAGCTGATGACTCCGGAATCCTATACAATGCAACCAATCTGAGGGAGCAACTACAGTCCGATTTTTTTGACGGCTTCAAGTTTGAATTGGGCACATACACGGATATAGTGCGCCTGTTGGAAGGGAACGAGATACAGGAGGCCATTGATTCCTCTTACAGTGAGAACGGAAAAGAACAGACGGCGATCATAGTTCGCTCCAACAAAAGGGCCAACCTATACAACCAAAATATTAGGGAACGTATTCTTTTTCTTGACAACGAGATTTCGGTAGGCGATTATATGATGGTGGTCAAGAACAATTACTTTTGGCTAAAACCAAACTCCGAGGCTGGTTTTATAGCCAATGGGGATATAATCGAAGTACTGGAGCTGTTTGCGATCAAAGAACTTTATGGTTTCAAGTTTGCCGAGGTAAAAGTAAAAATGGTGGATTATCCCAATCAGAAACCCTTTGAAACTGTTCTTTTACTCGACACTATAACGGCCGAAACACCATCCTTATCTTACGAAGACGGCAATAGACTTTACCAAGAAGTAATGAAGGACTACGCCCACGAAAAATCCAAATACAAAAAATTTCTAGGGGTAAAGAACAATAAGTTCTTCAATGCGCTACAGGTAAAATTTTCTTATGCAATTACTTGCCATAAATCACAAGGAGGGCAATGGGATACCGTTTTTGTTGAACAACCTTACTTGCCCAATGGGGTGGATAAAGATTATTTGAGATGGTTGTATACCGCAGTTACCAGGGCCGAAAGAAAACTATACCTTATAGGTTTTAAGGATGATTTTTTTCTTGACTAG
- a CDS encoding DUF4126 domain-containing protein yields the protein MNIEPDTLISLFLGIGLAASVGFRVFLPLFALSFAAYLGVWELNESWQWIGSLTALITLGVATIVEIFAYFIPWVDNALDSLAIPLAGIAGTAVVVSTAANLDPVVTWSLAIIAGGGTATMIKGANAAGRLASSGTTGGLANPLVSTVETGTAVAVSTASILVPPIAAILVIIILLIIFRIYRKLRPKR from the coding sequence ATGAATATAGAACCAGATACATTAATAAGTTTGTTCCTAGGGATTGGTTTAGCGGCTTCCGTGGGCTTCCGTGTTTTTTTACCACTTTTTGCTCTAAGTTTTGCGGCATATTTAGGGGTATGGGAACTCAACGAAAGCTGGCAATGGATAGGTAGTCTAACAGCATTGATAACCTTGGGGGTTGCCACAATTGTAGAGATATTTGCCTATTTTATTCCATGGGTGGACAATGCCTTGGATAGTCTAGCCATACCTTTGGCAGGGATTGCAGGTACCGCAGTTGTAGTTTCTACTGCTGCCAATTTAGACCCTGTGGTCACTTGGTCTTTGGCTATTATTGCAGGTGGTGGGACCGCAACTATGATCAAAGGGGCAAATGCGGCCGGCAGACTGGCATCTAGCGGAACAACGGGAGGCTTGGCCAACCCATTGGTGTCCACGGTGGAGACCGGGACCGCCGTTGCAGTAAGTACTGCGTCGATCTTAGTGCCGCCCATAGCCGCCATTCTTGTAATTATCATATTATTGATCATATTCAGGATCTACAGGAAGCTCAGACCCAAAAGATAA
- the kdsB gene encoding 3-deoxy-manno-octulosonate cytidylyltransferase translates to MIPARYQASRFPAKLMQDLGGKPVIVRTYEAAVNTGLFDEVYVVTDSPIISEVIENIGGNVIMSKKTHESGSDRIAEAVENMEVDIVINVQGDEPFIDADSLAKIIKVFKNDEEKEIDLGSLMTPITDWEEISNPNTVKVVVDNQGFALYFSRSPIPYPRDKEVDATYYKHKGVYVFRKRALMDFQRLKMLPLEAKEKIEAIRFLEYGKKIKMVETHVTGIEIDTPEDLERARKVWK, encoded by the coding sequence ATGATACCCGCCCGCTATCAAGCATCAAGGTTTCCTGCAAAACTAATGCAGGACCTTGGGGGTAAGCCCGTAATTGTGCGCACATACGAAGCAGCTGTAAACACTGGTCTTTTTGATGAAGTATACGTTGTGACGGACAGCCCTATCATTTCTGAAGTGATAGAAAACATAGGCGGAAATGTGATCATGAGCAAAAAAACACATGAGAGTGGTAGCGATAGAATAGCGGAAGCCGTGGAGAATATGGAGGTGGACATTGTGATCAATGTGCAGGGAGACGAACCATTTATTGATGCAGATAGTTTGGCGAAGATCATAAAGGTCTTCAAAAATGATGAAGAAAAAGAAATCGACCTTGGCTCCTTGATGACACCCATTACGGATTGGGAAGAAATATCCAACCCCAATACGGTTAAGGTAGTTGTGGACAATCAAGGTTTTGCGCTCTATTTTTCCCGTTCTCCCATTCCCTATCCAAGAGATAAGGAAGTGGATGCGACCTACTATAAACATAAAGGTGTGTACGTTTTTAGAAAAAGGGCGCTCATGGATTTTCAAAGGCTGAAAATGTTGCCCCTCGAGGCGAAAGAAAAAATTGAGGCCATACGTTTTTTGGAGTATGGAAAAAAAATAAAAATGGTAGAAACCCACGTGACAGGCATCGAAATAGATACACCCGAAGATTTGGAAAGAGCTAGAAAGGTATGGAAGTAG
- a CDS encoding HAD family hydrolase gives MEVDFSNIKVIGFDADDTLWVNETYFRDTEEKFAELLDGYETKNKIDQELFKMEMANLESYGYGIKGFMLSMIESALDLSNNKVPQQTISEILNLGKKMIAHPVELLDGVEEVLSKLAGKYRLIVLTKGDLLDQERKLDKSGLSKYFHHVEVLSDKKENNYSNLLEHLNIDVNEFLMIGNSLKSDVLPILNIGAKAVHVPFHTTWAHEMVAEDEMVNNHLKLNNIKDILKYLDN, from the coding sequence ATGGAAGTAGATTTCTCCAACATAAAAGTAATAGGATTTGATGCAGATGACACCCTTTGGGTAAACGAAACCTATTTTAGGGACACCGAAGAAAAATTTGCGGAACTATTGGACGGCTATGAGACCAAAAACAAGATAGACCAAGAACTGTTCAAGATGGAAATGGCCAACTTGGAAAGCTATGGCTACGGGATAAAGGGGTTTATGCTCTCCATGATAGAATCCGCACTGGACCTCTCCAATAATAAAGTACCGCAACAGACCATTTCCGAGATTTTGAACCTTGGAAAAAAAATGATTGCACACCCGGTGGAATTGCTGGACGGAGTAGAGGAAGTGTTATCCAAATTGGCCGGAAAGTATAGGTTGATAGTACTTACCAAAGGAGATCTATTGGACCAGGAACGAAAATTGGACAAGTCCGGCCTTTCCAAGTATTTTCATCATGTAGAAGTGCTAAGCGACAAAAAAGAAAATAATTATAGTAATTTGTTGGAACATTTGAATATAGATGTCAACGAATTTTTAATGATCGGAAATTCATTGAAATCAGATGTCCTTCCTATTCTCAATATAGGAGCAAAGGCCGTGCACGTGCCTTTTCACACCACTTGGGCCCATGAGATGGTAGCCGAAGATGAAATGGTGAACAACCATCTCAAATTAAACAACATCAAAGATATTTTGAAGTATTTGGATAATTAA
- a CDS encoding iron-containing alcohol dehydrogenase family protein, translating to MYKNFPMVPKVIFGAGSFSQLGDVLLPKRTSSEAPFIFLVDDYFENSEFLSTLPLLFNDEVIFISAEEEPKTAQVDALVSQIRQKYEEAPSGIIGIGGGTLLDLAKAVSILLNNKGLAKDYQGWDLVGHPALYHVGIPTISGTGAEVSRTTVLLGPEKKLGINSDYTTFDQVILDPDFTKSVPKEQWFYTGMDCFIHCVESLTGTYLNAFSQSYGEKAMELCLEVYLNDIPSEESRDKLMMASWHGGMSIAYSQVGVAHAMSYGLSYLLGVKHGIGNCLVFQHLEEFYSEGVQLFNKMMDKHNITLPQGVCADLTQNDFDVMVNVAMGLEPLWENALGKNWKNIMTPERLRALYQKI from the coding sequence ATGTACAAGAACTTTCCAATGGTGCCGAAGGTAATCTTTGGGGCGGGAAGCTTTTCGCAATTGGGAGATGTTTTGTTGCCCAAGCGAACAAGTTCGGAAGCACCGTTTATATTTTTGGTCGACGATTATTTCGAAAATAGTGAGTTCCTGTCAACTTTGCCCCTGTTGTTCAACGACGAGGTTATATTTATTTCTGCAGAAGAAGAACCCAAAACCGCTCAAGTTGATGCGTTGGTTTCCCAAATACGTCAAAAATATGAAGAGGCGCCCTCCGGTATAATCGGTATAGGCGGAGGTACCCTTTTGGATTTGGCAAAAGCCGTTTCCATACTACTGAACAACAAAGGATTGGCCAAAGATTACCAAGGATGGGATTTGGTGGGCCACCCCGCACTTTATCATGTTGGGATACCTACCATTAGCGGGACCGGAGCAGAAGTGTCCCGAACCACAGTATTGCTGGGACCGGAAAAAAAACTGGGGATAAATTCAGACTATACAACCTTCGACCAAGTTATTTTAGATCCGGATTTCACCAAAAGTGTTCCCAAGGAGCAATGGTTTTATACGGGAATGGATTGTTTTATTCACTGTGTGGAATCTTTGACCGGAACATATTTAAACGCCTTTAGCCAAAGTTATGGGGAAAAGGCCATGGAACTTTGTCTGGAAGTGTACCTGAACGACATTCCCTCCGAAGAATCAAGGGATAAATTAATGATGGCATCTTGGCATGGGGGAATGAGTATTGCCTACTCTCAAGTAGGTGTTGCGCATGCCATGAGCTACGGACTTTCTTATTTATTGGGGGTTAAGCACGGTATAGGGAACTGTTTGGTTTTCCAGCATCTGGAGGAATTTTATTCGGAAGGGGTACAACTGTTCAATAAAATGATGGATAAACACAATATTACACTGCCACAAGGTGTTTGCGCCGACCTTACCCAAAACGATTTTGATGTGATGGTGAATGTTGCGATGGGATTGGAACCCCTTTGGGAAAATGCTCTGGGCAAGAATTGGAAAAACATCATGACCCCGGAACGGTTACGGGCATTGTATCAAAAAATCTAA
- a CDS encoding 1-acyl-sn-glycerol-3-phosphate acyltransferase, producing the protein MQRLAKFIYFKILGWKLNGSFPQVDKCVVIVVPHTHWLDFFLGLLIRKVINQEINYIGKKSLFKPPFGWFFRWTGGAPVDRSKNSNTVDSIVQVFNERKVFRFALAPEGTRKKVAHLKTGFYHIAKKAKVPIVMVAFDFGKKEIKIGRPFFTTTYQEKDFDKIHAFYQGVTGKVREYSF; encoded by the coding sequence ATGCAAAGGCTTGCCAAATTCATATATTTTAAAATTTTGGGATGGAAACTCAACGGTTCTTTTCCCCAAGTGGATAAATGCGTTGTAATTGTGGTTCCACATACCCATTGGTTGGATTTCTTTTTGGGCTTGTTGATCAGAAAGGTAATAAACCAAGAAATCAATTATATCGGAAAAAAGAGTCTGTTCAAACCGCCCTTCGGATGGTTTTTTAGGTGGACCGGAGGTGCGCCGGTAGATCGTTCCAAAAATTCCAATACCGTGGATAGCATTGTTCAGGTTTTTAATGAACGAAAGGTCTTCAGGTTTGCACTGGCACCGGAGGGCACACGAAAAAAAGTCGCCCATTTAAAAACCGGATTTTATCATATTGCAAAAAAGGCCAAGGTACCTATTGTAATGGTTGCCTTTGACTTTGGAAAAAAGGAAATCAAAATAGGTCGACCATTTTTTACGACTACTTATCAAGAAAAGGATTTCGATAAAATTCACGCCTTCTACCAAGGCGTAACAGGAAAAGTACGCGAATATAGCTTTTAA
- a CDS encoding M28 family peptidase, translated as MIQKNSTKNCFKLFVAASLMSTSIISAQDWQGYTPASLQEQEKLEETFKSQVDYPKFREHLKTLTERPHVAGTAANEKVAAYMAGVMENAGMDVKLYPYDIYMTTTGGSSAVELVTPLRMPLNQQEDILAEDKFSSDPTLEKGWNAYSGSGDVTSTVVYANYGTKEDFEKLEEMGVNVKGKIVIARYGRNFRGYKAKIAEQYGAAGLIMYTDPEDSGYMKGLVYPNGHNYNESGIQRGSVLTLDYQGDPLTPFEPALPLDGKKKVDRLDPSETDLHTIPVLPLPYGSAKEILGRMQGKPVPNAWQGGLPFTYRLEGGDGLTVRVKVDQPKEFVRVSNVVGTFKGTEYPDEWIILGCHYDAWAFGATDPNSGTAMLLGLSESIGKLVKKGMGPKRSILIAHWDAEEHGVIGSSEWVEQLRDELGAKAVAYLNFDGGVSGKNFGASSSPTLKNLVTQMSKKVNYPYTDKTLYDQWRGDKEEPRIGNLGGGSDHIGFYMHVGVPSVSGGAGGPTLYHTNYDSFHYYKTFADPEFKMGGTIEQFAGLMALRLANAEVIPYDVKRYSTDLKGHFANAVKKIKAFDTEFKGFDKVEASIKVLDNNTEILNKALSDVLASGTLSKKEIKSINKQLLALEKSFIDEKGMYYGSWFKSIYASTDPFSGYASWMLPGLEYEISLTSSERLEEWDERYAAAIQSLADKILKLAQSIS; from the coding sequence ATGATTCAAAAAAACTCAACTAAAAATTGCTTTAAACTATTTGTAGCGGCCAGTTTAATGTCCACTTCAATTATTTCGGCACAAGACTGGCAAGGATATACACCAGCCTCATTACAGGAGCAAGAAAAATTGGAGGAGACCTTTAAAAGCCAAGTGGATTATCCAAAATTTAGGGAACATCTAAAAACATTAACGGAACGGCCCCACGTAGCAGGAACAGCTGCCAATGAGAAAGTTGCGGCATACATGGCGGGTGTGATGGAAAATGCGGGAATGGACGTAAAATTATATCCCTATGATATTTACATGACCACAACAGGTGGAAGTTCCGCGGTGGAATTGGTGACACCGTTGCGTATGCCACTAAATCAACAAGAGGATATCTTGGCAGAGGACAAGTTTTCCTCGGATCCTACCTTGGAAAAGGGATGGAACGCCTATTCCGGTAGTGGCGATGTTACTTCTACCGTAGTATATGCCAATTATGGAACCAAAGAGGATTTTGAAAAGTTGGAGGAGATGGGGGTCAATGTAAAGGGCAAAATTGTTATTGCCCGTTACGGTCGTAATTTCCGCGGTTACAAGGCCAAGATTGCCGAACAGTACGGTGCTGCAGGACTTATTATGTACACCGACCCAGAAGATAGTGGTTACATGAAAGGCCTTGTATACCCCAACGGACATAATTATAACGAGAGCGGCATTCAGAGGGGCTCCGTGCTGACATTGGATTATCAGGGCGATCCTTTGACCCCATTTGAACCTGCATTGCCATTGGATGGCAAAAAGAAGGTCGATCGGTTGGACCCCTCCGAAACGGATTTGCATACCATTCCGGTGTTGCCATTGCCCTATGGTTCGGCAAAGGAAATATTGGGCAGGATGCAGGGAAAACCTGTTCCCAATGCTTGGCAGGGAGGATTGCCCTTTACATATAGGTTAGAAGGGGGAGATGGGCTCACGGTACGTGTAAAAGTAGATCAGCCCAAAGAGTTTGTTCGAGTGAGCAATGTGGTAGGTACTTTTAAAGGAACGGAATACCCGGACGAGTGGATTATTCTTGGTTGCCATTACGATGCTTGGGCTTTTGGCGCTACAGATCCTAACAGTGGTACGGCCATGCTGTTGGGCTTGAGCGAATCCATTGGTAAACTTGTTAAAAAAGGTATGGGCCCCAAAAGATCCATTCTTATTGCCCATTGGGATGCGGAAGAGCATGGAGTGATCGGATCATCGGAATGGGTAGAACAATTAAGGGACGAACTTGGTGCTAAAGCTGTAGCCTATCTCAATTTTGACGGTGGTGTTTCCGGTAAAAATTTCGGGGCCTCATCTTCTCCGACATTAAAGAATCTGGTTACCCAAATGTCCAAAAAAGTAAATTATCCCTACACTGATAAAACACTCTATGATCAATGGAGGGGCGATAAAGAGGAGCCTCGTATTGGAAACTTGGGAGGAGGTTCCGATCATATCGGATTTTATATGCACGTAGGTGTTCCATCCGTTAGTGGAGGAGCAGGAGGACCAACACTTTATCACACGAATTACGATAGTTTTCACTATTATAAAACCTTTGCAGATCCAGAATTTAAAATGGGAGGTACCATAGAGCAGTTCGCAGGTTTAATGGCTCTGAGGTTGGCCAATGCAGAAGTTATTCCGTATGACGTGAAAAGATATTCCACTGATTTAAAAGGACATTTTGCCAACGCTGTTAAAAAGATCAAGGCATTCGATACAGAATTTAAGGGCTTCGATAAAGTTGAAGCATCTATTAAGGTGTTGGATAATAACACTGAAATTTTGAACAAAGCCCTATCCGATGTTTTGGCATCCGGTACGTTGTCCAAAAAAGAAATTAAAAGTATCAACAAGCAATTGTTGGCTTTGGAAAAAAGCTTTATTGATGAAAAGGGCATGTACTATGGCTCTTGGTTTAAGTCGATATATGCATCCACGGACCCTTTTAGTGGCTACGCATCCTGGATGTTACCAGGTTTGGAATATGAGATTTCCTTGACTTCTTCCGAAAGGTTGGAAGAGTGGGACGAGCGCTATGCCGCTGCCATACAATCTTTGGCCGATAAGATTCTTAAATTGGCACAGAGCATCTCGTAG
- a CDS encoding YebC/PmpR family DNA-binding transcriptional regulator, protein MGRAFEFRKARKMKRWAAMSKAFTRIGKDIVMAVKEGGPDPDANAKLRAVIQNAKAVNMPKDNIERAIKRASDKNQGDYKEVLFEGYAPHGIAILIETATDNNTRTVANIRSYFNKCNGSLGTSGSVEFMFDHTCNFTIKSEGLDPEELELEMIDFGAEEVFVDEDGIHIYAPFENFGAIQKELESREIEIISSGFDRIPQVTKELNEEEAADVEKLLEKIEEDDDVQNVFHSMKE, encoded by the coding sequence ATGGGAAGAGCGTTCGAGTTTAGAAAAGCACGAAAAATGAAACGTTGGGCAGCCATGTCCAAAGCGTTTACCAGAATTGGTAAAGATATTGTAATGGCCGTTAAGGAAGGTGGCCCCGACCCCGATGCCAATGCAAAGCTCCGTGCCGTAATTCAGAATGCCAAGGCAGTAAACATGCCAAAGGACAACATTGAAAGAGCAATCAAAAGAGCTTCCGATAAAAACCAAGGAGATTACAAAGAGGTCCTTTTTGAAGGGTATGCCCCACATGGAATTGCCATTTTGATCGAGACCGCAACCGACAACAATACCAGAACCGTGGCCAATATCCGCAGTTATTTTAATAAATGTAACGGAAGTTTGGGTACATCTGGCTCTGTTGAGTTTATGTTCGACCATACTTGTAACTTTACCATAAAGTCCGAAGGACTTGACCCGGAAGAATTGGAACTCGAAATGATCGATTTTGGTGCTGAGGAAGTGTTTGTGGACGAAGATGGTATCCACATTTATGCACCTTTCGAAAACTTTGGAGCCATTCAAAAAGAATTGGAATCGCGCGAGATAGAAATAATTTCCTCCGGATTCGACCGTATTCCGCAAGTAACCAAAGAACTTAACGAAGAAGAAGCGGCAGATGTGGAAAAGCTTTTGGAAAAAATCGAGGAAGACGACGATGTACAGAACGTGTTCCACAGCATGAAGGAATAA
- a CDS encoding 4a-hydroxytetrahydrobiopterin dehydratase, which yields MKTMDQNEIELALKDLPGWILENGTITKAFTFTDFKEAFAVMTRIAFECEAKNHHPNWENVYNSLTIKLSTHDANGITRKDIDLALTIEKIVR from the coding sequence ATGAAAACAATGGACCAAAACGAAATTGAACTGGCTTTGAAAGATTTACCGGGATGGATCTTGGAAAATGGAACGATCACAAAAGCATTCACTTTTACCGATTTTAAAGAGGCTTTTGCCGTAATGACAAGAATTGCTTTTGAATGCGAAGCAAAAAACCATCATCCCAACTGGGAAAATGTGTATAACTCCCTTACGATAAAGCTCAGCACACACGATGCGAACGGAATTACCCGAAAGGATATTGACCTGGCCCTAACCATCGAAAAAATTGTAAGATAA
- a CDS encoding sugar nucleotide-binding protein, producing MDKKKILILGASGFVGNAIYKELCSYFDTYGTYYTNSAFATNKQFLRYDLEEDDIFQILERVRPHVIVSALRGNFPAQIQAHQHLMEYLVKSDAKLYFISSANVFDAYSKFPSYENDKTLSLSVYGRLKIKIENMIMRLPKGKAAILRVPMVFGNTSPRIKELKEHLDSKEPIEVFPNLIINVTNDDRLTQQIHYLINRNKTGIFHLGSNDLIQHEEFIKEVIAHLGNYHPVYKRVYTTNEDRYLAALPKENILPKNLRISCQEIIDHHLPV from the coding sequence TTGGATAAAAAAAAGATATTGATACTAGGAGCGAGTGGATTTGTAGGCAATGCTATTTACAAAGAACTCTGCTCCTATTTTGATACTTATGGCACCTATTACACCAATAGTGCCTTTGCCACAAATAAACAGTTTTTGAGATATGACCTCGAGGAAGATGATATTTTTCAGATACTGGAGCGTGTACGCCCCCATGTTATAGTATCTGCCCTACGCGGTAATTTTCCGGCCCAGATTCAGGCACATCAGCATCTTATGGAATATTTGGTGAAATCTGATGCCAAACTATATTTTATCTCCTCCGCCAATGTATTCGATGCCTACAGTAAATTCCCATCCTATGAAAATGATAAAACCCTGTCCCTAAGTGTATATGGGCGATTAAAAATCAAAATAGAGAATATGATCATGCGATTGCCCAAAGGAAAAGCGGCAATTCTAAGGGTCCCTATGGTTTTTGGAAACACTTCGCCCAGGATAAAGGAGCTCAAGGAGCATTTGGACAGCAAAGAGCCCATAGAGGTGTTTCCGAACCTGATCATTAATGTTACCAACGACGATAGGCTTACCCAACAAATCCATTACCTCATCAACAGGAACAAAACAGGCATCTTCCATTTGGGCAGTAACGACCTCATCCAGCACGAGGAATTCATTAAAGAGGTCATAGCGCATTTGGGAAATTACCACCCTGTTTACAAAAGGGTGTACACCACTAACGAAGATCGTTATCTGGCGGCCTTGCCCAAAGAGAATATCCTTCCCAAAAATCTTCGTATTAGTTGCCAAGAGATTATCGATCATCATTTACCGGTCTAG
- the gcvT gene encoding glycine cleavage system aminomethyltransferase GcvT, which yields MKQTALTKTHEALGAKMVPFAGYNMPVSYEGVNIEHETVRKAVGVFDVSHMGEFLIEGPKALELIQKVSTNDASKLTVGKAQYSCMPNETGGIVDDLIIYRIKEETYLLVVNAANIEKDWNHISKYNEAIGAEMRNISDDYSLLAIQGPKAVEAMQSLTSVDLSAIKFYNFVVGDFAGVEHVIISATGYTGSGGFEIYCKNSEVKQVWDKVLEAGADFGIKPIGLAARDTLRLEMGYCLYGNDIDDTTSPFEAGLGWITKFTKAFVNSENLSIEKTTGSKRKLVAFQMEERGIPRAGYPILDADGKQIGKVTSGTMSPSLSKGIGLGYVVKENAALDSKVFIQIRINKVPATIVKLPFYKNT from the coding sequence ATGAAACAGACTGCTCTTACCAAAACGCACGAGGCCCTTGGAGCCAAAATGGTACCTTTTGCGGGTTACAATATGCCCGTTTCTTACGAGGGTGTGAACATTGAACACGAAACTGTACGCAAAGCTGTCGGGGTGTTCGACGTGTCGCATATGGGTGAGTTTTTAATAGAAGGACCAAAGGCATTGGAACTGATCCAAAAAGTATCCACCAACGACGCTTCAAAATTGACCGTGGGCAAAGCACAATATAGTTGTATGCCCAACGAAACCGGTGGGATTGTGGATGACCTTATTATCTATAGGATCAAAGAAGAAACCTACCTTTTGGTGGTGAATGCAGCAAATATTGAGAAAGATTGGAACCATATCTCCAAATACAATGAGGCCATAGGAGCCGAAATGCGAAATATATCCGACGATTATTCCCTGTTGGCCATCCAAGGACCAAAAGCAGTGGAAGCTATGCAATCGTTGACATCTGTGGATCTTTCTGCCATTAAATTCTACAACTTTGTTGTAGGTGATTTTGCCGGTGTTGAGCATGTTATCATATCGGCCACGGGATATACCGGCTCCGGCGGATTTGAAATTTATTGCAAGAATTCCGAAGTAAAACAAGTTTGGGACAAAGTTTTGGAGGCGGGTGCCGATTTTGGTATAAAACCCATCGGTTTGGCAGCACGAGATACCCTGCGCTTGGAAATGGGCTATTGTCTTTACGGAAACGATATCGACGATACCACTTCTCCTTTTGAAGCCGGATTGGGGTGGATAACCAAGTTTACCAAAGCGTTTGTGAACAGCGAAAATCTTTCCATAGAAAAAACAACAGGATCAAAACGAAAACTGGTAGCTTTTCAAATGGAAGAACGTGGCATACCAAGAGCGGGATACCCTATATTGGATGCGGATGGCAAACAAATAGGAAAAGTAACCTCGGGAACCATGTCCCCTTCCCTTTCTAAAGGAATAGGTCTGGGCTATGTAGTAAAAGAGAATGCTGCATTGGACAGTAAAGTGTTCATCCAGATTAGAATTAACAAGGTACCGGCCACCATTGTAAAACTACCATTCTATAAAAATACGTAA